The Pristis pectinata isolate sPriPec2 chromosome 16, sPriPec2.1.pri, whole genome shotgun sequence region TGCAGTACTCCATTCACTAAGAACCAACCCCGATGCTGTCATCAAACCCgctgacaaaggtggtgctgttgtagtttGACGACTATCTCACAGAGGCCAGACATCAGCTGTCAGACATCTCCTCATACCTGCCTTTGGATCATGACCACACCATTGAACATCAGGCcatgctcatccagacactcaTGGActtcatttcctcaggagatcttccctccacagcttccagtctCGTAGTGTCCCAGCCCTGCATAGCACACTTCTGTCTCCTGCCTAAAATCCACAAACAGGACAGCCCTGGCAGACCATTGTTTTAGCATGCTCTTGCCCTATCAgatttatttcttcctaccttagCTCCATCCTTTCTCCTTCggtccagttccttcccacttaTATCTGTGACACCGCTGATACCCTTCACCACATTGACTACCTCCAATTACCTGGGCCCAACaggctcatctttaccatggatgttCAGTCtctttacacctctatcatacaTCAGGATGATCTAAGGaacctctgcttcttccttgaacagacgttcaaccagttcccctccaccaatacaCTCATTcatctggctgaacttgttctcacgtTGAACAATTTCTCCTTTGCCTCCGCTAACTTCCaggatgaaggatcttcaacctgaaatgttaactctacttcttttccctcaggtgctgcctgacctgctcagtatatccgacagtttctgttttttgtttcagaggcATCACCTGATATCCCAAGGCCAttcacaaatcaggagcatgataaAGTACTCTCCACTTCTGTGGATGAGTGCAGTCCcaacaagaagctcaacatcagcCAGGGCAAACAAATCCACTTGACTAGCACCCTATCCactgccctaaacattcattccctttgcCAATGGCATGCAATGGCTTTAGTGTGCATCAtcaataaaatgcactgcagttacttgcccaggctgctctgaccgcacctcccaacctctaccactaagaaggacaagagcagcagacaATTGGGAGCACCACTGCCTACAGGTTCCTTACCTCACCAGGCACtctcctaatttggaaatatattgccagtccttcagtGTAGCTGGATCTAAATCATGGAACATCTTCCCCAGCAGCTCTGTCGgggtaccttcactggaaggacagcagcagttcaagaagacagttcCTTCAGAAGGAAAattggagatggacaataaatgctgaccttgctgatgacacccagatcctgaaaacgaACAAACAATAAAAAATGATAGGGCTGTGATAGGCAGGCTGAATTTGTAGTGttcttgtgaacaggacatatctaCGTTGTCAAGTAAATGCTGGCACTGTAACTATACTGGAACAACATGGCTAGAGCTGGGGCTAGTTCTGAAGCATGCGTCTTGCacctgggatgttgtctgatcccatGGCCTCTGAAGTATCAGAGGCTATGGGATTCCTAATTCCTGATATTAGCTTTCCAGAGACTGAAGAATTAAAACTAGCTGGAATACCCATAGCGCTAGctttaaatttaataaattagCAGAGATTCTGGGTCAAATCCTTGGAATCTCCAGGTATAATTGCTGCACTGGATGGTGCTTGTATCTGGTCAGGTACTGTAGGGCTTTCACTGTAAAGTATGCTCTGCTGCTaaacaaaaaattcagtcagtatAACAAGTATAATATGATCTACTGAAAAGCCACATAGGAAGCAAATAATTGTAGGACTGAGATTCTGTTGTGATAAATCAGCAGACTATGTGTGCAGACAACTGCCATATCAGAGAGTGATACTCGCCAAAGGTACTTTGAGCAAAATGTTGGGGCAGAGTTCTCTATTGTTTGTGTGCATAGCCACTGGTGGTTATTAGTTGTGGTAAAATTTGAATACTGCCACTCTGGCATTGTGAGGACCAATGCTCCACATCTCAAGTACATTTGCAAGTTATATTGCAAATATCTCACAATGAAGCAATTAGTTTAGATGCACATTGCAATCAGAATATCACAACACCCATTCACTGACTGAACATAAAGAGACTATTACCAAAGGTTTGTATTGAGTGCATAAAATGTTCTCTCAGGGTTAACAGGAATTAATATCAACAATTAATCTAAAGATAAATAATTTATGTAAAAAATTAGACAATATAAtgcaattagaaaaataaaatgaaaaaacttACAAAATCTCCCTAAAACATACAGCACTCCAGTAACCAACTAATTCTATGTTTGTACATGTTCACACTTCTGAGAACAGAAATGTGAATGTGCTTGacacctgctgcaccacacttCATATTCTTAACTATCAAAGTTGGTGCATAAGTATAGAATCATATTTATTCGgttgtgaatttatttttaaaagccagTAAACTGTGCTTTCTATGGTTTTCATGCTCTGAGATTGTTATCTGCTTGTTTTGATCTACTCATTTGCATCAAAAATTGTGCCTTGAGCTAACTTCTGATATTGCTGCATGCTCTCATATTTGaaataattgatttttatttcttgtaCTGCCTCCTTGTTCATGTACTGTTATGTCCCACCTATGTACGCCCTTAATGGAATCTTATTTCTTCCATTGCCATTTGTGATCTATCCAAATCACATTTTCTTGTCTTATGATTTATCGCTCAATATCCACTGACTCCTAGAGAGACCTTTGCAAATTTTCTGCTGAAGGTATTTGAATTCTGCTTGTAGAGCATGCATTTTGATGACACAAGAACGTTTGAAAGAACAATGCTGAAACAGAGGGGGAAAAGCAGACTCCTTGGTTTTGAACATTTTATTGGTCCAGAGTAATCTATAGCATTGGTCACTTTCAATCTTAGTCATCATAAAAATTGACACATACAGAAACATAAATCTGTTCTTTATGAATGAGTTTCAATGAAGCTAAAGATCAAAACATAGATAGACTACCAATAGCCCCAGAaaatgaaattattcattttgtgAATGCTGACTTGAATAAACTGGTGGTGTCTTTAAGATTACTTATTTTTGACCTTTATATTTAGTTTTAAAGTATGCCTTGTATAATCTTGTATATCTATTCCTGCTCTGCTACCCAGGTGATGCTCCTTTCCAATGCCAGTTGTGTGATGCtaaatttaaaatcaattcaGACCTAAAGAGACATATGCGCATCCATTCTGGTGAAAAACCATACCAGTGTGACTATTGTGATTATCGCTGTGCCATGAAGGGTAATCTCCGATCTCATGTCCGTGTGAAGCACAGCATGGAGAACGCTTTCAAGTGCCCACAGTGTGACTTCCAATGTGGCAATAAATCCACTCTTCGGCAGCACATAAGGTCTCACCAGCCAGATAAGCCGATAAAGTGCTTGCAATGCAGCTACTCCTGTTCCAGTAAAGGATCACTGAAGGTACATGAAAGAATTCATTCCGAAGATCGACCTTTCAGGTGCAAATTTTGCTGTTTTGATTCAAAGCAACGGAGTAATCTGCTTATGCACGTGAAAAAACATCATGTAGGTAAGGACAAGATGGGTGCAGGGAAAAAGGATATTGATGGTCAAAAGCAAAACAGTTCAAGGTTAGTGGTAAAACTAGATGCCAAAAAGCCTTTCAGATGTGACCTGTGTGAAGCAAGTTttgtcagagaagattcactcCGCAGCCATAAGAATCAACATCGTGATTTATCCCACAGCAGTGAAAGCAGTGAACTAGGAGTTCTACAACTGCAGATGCATCATGATAACCAAAGCACTTCTCCTTCAATGTCTAGTGATCTTCAATCAAGATCAGTCACATCCTTTAGCAAAGGAGAGGTGAATATTATCGTAAGCCACCAGCTAAATCCAACTAACCCCATTGTTCAAGCAGCTGTAAATGAACATCATACATTAAGAGATTCCATGGTGTCTGAATCCAGTGAAGACAGGGATGATGTTACCTCCAGCAACCAGCTACAACTGTTACAACAGGTCAGCTTGATTGCTCCAGCCCAACAGACAATATCCCAGAATGAAGTTGAAACTAACTCATCTTTAGAACAGGAAGGCCCTTTACTTAGCCCAATTGATTCAAGTGCTACAGACAGCCTCCATCAGGCTCTAATGCAGACTACATCAGTTGCTAGCGAGGGATCTTCAAACAACCAGTCATTTATCACTGGGTCTGCAATCAACTGCTCAGATCTGGACGGCCTCAATGCCCTCATTCAAGAGGAAAGCAGAGAAGTCACTGTAGTTAGTGATTCTAACCAGACTGTTGCAACTGCCCCCTCATCCTCAGCATCACCCATCTTTTCTTCCTCATCGCCTCAGATGCAGGGATCTAAACAAACTTATTCTATTGTTCCAGCAGGAGCTCCATCCAGTGTTACTTGCTCAGTATTACAAATCCCATCACATAACTCTTCAGCTGCAGGATTTCCCTCCCAAACCGAGGAAACAAACAGTCTTTTGGTATCCAGTATTGGGATCAGCACTTCAGGAGTGATTATACAGAGTCTTCCAATGGTTGTTTCCACAGCACAACAACAGCCATCTGATGATCAGCTGTCCGAAAGGGCTTTCTATTCCAGTGAGTCCAGTGCTCCATCAGCCTTAGTGCTGCAGGACACCTCGCAGCTTTCTGATAGGCAACCGATGCATCTTACCTCTGGTGCAAATAGCACACAACCTACCTGTTCTGTAACTGAAACCCAAGGATGGACAATGTAGTATGGGTATGTTGCTGGTAAGGAGCCCTGGTGTAATTGACTGAAATGCAGTGATGAAGTAGAATCCAGTGTTGTTTGCTGTGTTCTGTAGGCAGCTCTAGTCCTGCAAGTATGATTGTTTTGCACATTCGGCTTTGAGGTGGGACCATCGCTCAGAAAAACTATTTCAATAATTGTCATCTGAGATCCTGAACTCACCTTGCAGCCTCTGTAAACTTAGCAGAGGTCAGATTCAAATCTTGACCTTAGTTGATAATTCAGAATATTAATTACTTTGTTCTTGGGTGAGTACAATACTTAGAGCGTCATTGCAACTGTACACTCCAAAATAGGAGGGGAAGCAAAATCGTCAGTGAATCATATTCTATCTAATGTAGAATATCGATTAGTTTGTCTGATCAAACAGTTTATTGTTAAACTGTATTGATTGATGAAGGGTAAGTGGGGGTGGTGAGCAAGAGTAGGGGTTTGGGAGCCTTTCCAGCTTTGGTCCTTGTGGAGTTAGTTGGCATTAACTAAATCAGCATCAGAAGTGGTGCCACAAGAACTGGGGGGTTGGGAAGAATTCAAAATTAAATCGTTATCTTCTGCGGATATGTGTTTATCGTGAGCTATACATTCATAATGTTTTGACTGCCTAGGTTCACAGAGTAGGGACCTTCATGAGCAAAAATATTCGAGGAAAAGCAATGGGTTTTTATCAGGTCATATGAAGTGGCATCAAATGATTGTACTCAAGTAGGCAATGTAAACTGCACCACCTGGAGGGAGGTAAAATTGAAGCAGAAAGGGATAAAGTGTGCAAAACTAACGGCGGTTGTTCCTCAGGCAGGAAACGATTCACTCATGATTTTGCTTCTCCTATTTCTTCCATCTAGTGTCTAATTGAATCTAATAATTTAGTTGAACACAATCATTCTATAGTGGATTTAATTTTAGTCTGAAGTTAATTAAACCAGTAAATTACAGCAACCAAGGATCTGACCATCTTTGAGACAGGATCAATTTTAATGAATCGTAAGCTGGAATCAGATAAAGTGCAGAAAGCATGTACAAATAATATTATACTTTAATTGAGACAGAGCTTGTATATTTTGAATTGTTACTATTCCAAACAAAACCAGATAATAAAAGTTTACCAGTACAAGAATTACGATCTTGTGGATCTTGCCATACCAGTTAAGCATCATTCTGACATTAAGGGGGATTATAAGATTCATTATCAAAGACCAATAGCGAGAGAAAGGAAAAGTGTCAATGACTAACCAGGATTGGTATATTGACCTCGAGTTACCTCAGCATCTTCGCCTAAATCATTATGTAATCTGAGCACAAACCAATTAATCGTCCTCAAAGATCAGAAACTTTGAGTGCATGTCAAGTACCTGTGGAACTTCATACACCCAAATCTCTTGAGTCATTTGTGCCTGTCCATCAAATCCTTTGTGTAAAGGCACCTCAGAACTTTCTGCAGGTGGCTCTGGGAAAGGTAATGAAACAGTGCACCCTGTGGTTGAACAGGGAATTGCTGGTACCATCTTCTAGAtttcagtcctgatacagagtcttgacccgaaacgttgagaatccctctgcctccacgaatgctgcctgactcgctaagttcctccatcagtttgttttttttactccagcttccagcctctgcagtctcttgtgtctctatatttaAGCATTTATCTGTATGTGTAGGATCTGACAGTTTCACAGAGCAGCAATGAGAACACACATTACAACACACATCACTATCATTACAAATTCAAAATCTGGCCCAATGcatcatttttttgttaaatgccCTTGAAGTTAAAGTGATGTTTTAATGAGAGAGGATTTCTTTCTGAGTTTATGTTGGCTGTGTCATCCAAGCTGGTGGAAAGTATTCCTTCCTAAACCTGAcatgttttgtagatggtggaaaggctttgtggtaTGAGGAGATGTTGTTTACATAGcattggaaaataattttaatgcaCTTTGTACAGAGTGCACTCTGTAGTCACTTTGCACCAGTGATGAGGAgcaatgaatatttaggatggttgtcaagtgggctgttttgtggtggatggagtggaacttcgagtcatagagtaataaagcatagaaacaggcctcttggcccaactcacccatggtgcccaccaagctagtcccatttggccatgtttgatccatatccctctaaacccctcttatccaaatgtcttttgaatgttgttattgtaccttcctcaaccattttctcttgcaactcattccatatacgcaccaccctctgcatgaagaagttgccccttgggtcccttttgaAATCTTTTAGTTCCCTCTCATTtgtatcaggagatgagtcactcactgcaggatactcagcctctgatctgctcctgtAGTCACTGTGTTTATGGGGCTGGTCCAGTTTTTGGTCAAAGGTGATCTCCTGGACACTGTTGTTATGGTCACAGTGATGGTAATATAACTGAATACCTAGGATAGGTAGACTcttttgttggaggtggtcactgTTCGgcatttttgtggcatgaatattacttgccatttatcagcctatgctttaagtgttgtctgggtcttgccaATATGCAttattgaacactgtgcaatcatcctCAAACATCCCTATTACTGATCTCATCACAGAAGgatgatcattgatgaagcagctgagatgGACTCtgcactgaggaactcctgcagtgatgtcctcagGTTGGGCTTTAAAGGAACAGCAATAGCCACCGGGGAGCAGTCTGATGTCCCCACTGAGCAAAGAGATGTCGCTCATGTAAAGATTCCTGGTTTCAATTGTCTTGGTGATACAACCCAGAGGGAACTAGCAGTTCTTCTGGAGCTAAACAAGATGACATGAGAACAGTGGGCTGTTCTCCACAAACTGTATGCAGATTGTTTTCTGTCAAGAGCTGAGCAATGCCACATGTGAGCAGATTGCTGCCCTGCTGCCAGACAGGAGATGGCACAAGATAACTCTCATTTCTTCTACAAGAGCCGAGGAATATACCCCTTCACACAGCTCACAGGCCTCTTCATCATGAGCAAAGTCCTGCTCAGGTTGCACCCAGCTGACTCTGCGGTGAGAAGTGAAGCTTCAGGGGTCAGACATCTATGATCCAGGGTCTGTCAGCTGGGTCAACTCTGGGTCTCCAGGCGGTAACGATGGTAGTGTAGTCTGGGTGCCATTGTCTTATCCAGTCTGCTGAGAGGTTGTCTACTGTCCAGGTTTAGGATATTGATTCACCTATCACCATGGCCTTCCAGTCAGTAGTCTAACTTGTGCTCCACAGCTAGCAATCTGAAATTGCACCTTCAGTTCACTGGGAGAGCAATCTGAAGATGGTTCATTCTCATGGGTCATCAAGGTAGTCAAAATGAAAGGGAGCAGCCCTGCTGCAGCCATGAACAGACACTGGCAGGTAGTGCTAGGACACTGAAAGCTGTCCATTGTCAAATGGGTAAGGTGCTAACATGTGTAACTGTTGTGGCAAATGTCATGGCTTTCTGTTTATATGTAATTTGATTTTGCTTTGTTGTGAACAATTGATGATGGGTGATGATGAAGTCTCCTCACCTCAGTGGGGTATCTACTGTGGGTCACCCAATGCAGTCAAGTGAAATCACGTCATTAGGAGACCTGTGATGTTTTCCTTAATGAATGTCATTGTATTGGTACCTAGCTCTGTGGGTGGAGGCAGAACTCGTGCGAGGAGCGAGGGAAGTGGAGGGTAGCCTTGACCCTCCAGGATTCATTCCTTCAAGCAGTGCTTGCCACTGAAAATGCCCTGCAGTATGGATTCCTTGACGATGAATGAGTTGTGAATGCTGCTAGAAAACATGGCATCCACCATGAGGAAATTCTTCATGTGATCAACAGCCAGctgcagaggaaaagatttgggTAATTAATGGGAGATGTAATGAACACAAAAGTTGTGTCAATAGCTGCCCTCACTAGTGGAAACCCAGCAATGCTGATAAATCGTAGTACCCGAGATGTCACCTTCTTCTCACTGAAATCAACATAGAAGAAATTATTGCTCTGGATGACTTCTCTGCAGTTGAGAAATAAGCCATAGATTTACTGCTGCCAACCTGGACTGATCCAATGACCATGAAATAGAGAACCACTGTCACCTGGACTACATGGAGAGGGCATCCAGACACATCTGCAGCCAAACATTGCCCATCTCAGTGTTGACTCCTCAGCCTGTGAATGCATTGTTCATCCAACAGATTCAGGTTGGATGGAGTGTTTCTGAAGACCCTGGGAACAGGCTGTGTGCAGATAGGTGTGTCTTTGCTTCCTTCCCTGAGGTCCTCAACTCTCCCTGGGTCTCCAGTACATGGAGTACAGCCTGCAGTGTCACCACAGAGGTACCTAGTGAATGAGAAGCTCACTGGGTAAGAGCTCCCTTTGGTTGTTGCATACTCTGCTGATTGCAGATACTTCTGAAGCTGACAGTCAGTTCTCTAAATATCAGCAGATTGTCCATTGTGAGGGAAACAAGAAATTAACCCTTGTTCAGGTGCAGAGGTGTGTTACAAATAATGCAGTCATTAGACAAGTCCCTGATGCCTGGTAAGGCATAGACACGCTGATATGGTCTGCAAACAGAATTGCCTGGTCCTCTTTCATGACTGGTGTGATTTCACTAGGAAATGATTGGTCATGATATCAACTCAAGGTAGATTTAATTTTTAACTGCGTCGATCCTTAAAAAAACAGCACTATGCCTTTTAATGTGtagcctttttttttaacttgctcAGTAGAAATAAGCCTAGCCACTATAAATTCACCTTATTATGATTCAGGATTTAGAAGGCTACTAATTTAACCTGATCGTTTTGAAATACAAGCCATGACATTAAGTTGATGAGATACTGCTTCTTAAATTCTTTCCAGATTGTTTCCTGGAATAAAATGTCACTAGGGTGGGCTTGCTGCCATGAACAGTTCCAGTTAGTCAACTTTATGGACCATTTAACTGACTCATACCTCTTGAGATTTATGTAAGTCTGGCTGACGTGCATAACTGTAAGTTAAAAGCTTTACACTTGGGTCTAACCTGCATAATATTTACTATGTAAATTTTATAGTAGCATTTTTCTATTGGCATTAATAAACATTGTTATTTTGGTGAATTAAAATGCTGACATTTTGACCACAAAGTATTAACAAACCCTTTTATAATAGAAAGCTGAATTTTCCCCTGTGATAAtgttgaatcatagaaatttacaacacagaagaacaTCACATGGTCTATTGTGTTTGTCCTGGCTCTTTGTTAGAAAAATCTAAAATGAATTACATTTTCATGTTTTTTCTACAGGGCTCTGCTTCAAATATCATAGAATCTTACCAAAGTAGATCATAAAAGGAGTCATTCGGCCAGAGAAATATTTAACTATTTTTTAAATATGAATCGGTTTCTGCCATTCTTTTCAGAAAGAGCTGTTGACTTCTGGAACAATTTGCCCATGCCCCCAATGATTACACATTCCTTTTGGGCCTGCCGAAGCAAACTAGGTGAATGGGAacaacaagggactgcaggtactggaatctggagcaacaaacaaggctAGGGTCTCTACTtgaaatgccgactgtccctttccctccacaagtgctgcctggcctgctgagttcctccagcatcttgtttgttgcttaagcTAGGTGAACAGAAGATGTAATGAATTGTAAAAGAAGGCTTAACTGGGACCAGAGGATCAGAATCAATTTCCTGAATCTTGAAAGGTTGCCGTCAGGAATCCCTTTGAAGAAGAATCTGAAATATCTTCCAGACTTTCTTTCCTAAATTTGCCTTTTGGTAAGGTagggtaagatctttattagtcacacgtacattgaaacacacagtgaaatacatcttttgcatagtgatttgggggcagcccacaagtgtcgccacgcttccagtgccaacatagcatgcccataacttcctaacccgtacgtctttggaatgtgggaggaaaccggagcacccggaggaaacccacacagacacagggagaacgtacaaactccttacagacagtggccggatttgaacccaggttactggtgctgtaaagcattgtgctaaccactatgctactgtgccgtccTGTTTCAGGCAAATGTGTATAATGGGTTGGGAGGGTAAGAGAGAGGTGGGAGAATACAGTATGTAACTAAGTTGATGGGCTGATGgtctttcttttctatttttccatGTTTGTGTCTTCAGCTACCACCTCCCACCAAAACTAAACAGGCAAAGTGTTCTTTCCTTCAATACCTCTCTTCATAAAATCATTTCTTTGTTGCTTCCTCCTCATTCTCAGTAATTATTTAATGACCCCTCTTCATCTTCTCTCAGTGCAACTCATGAAATCATGTTTCATAAAAATTCTCTCTATGGCCTCaatattctttttatttaaaaaaaatctttcaaaactGCACATTACATTCTAACCTCATATAAATTGATCAAAACATTTTTGTTCCTGTACTTTGGTAAGTATCACATAAGTCATTGTATTGTAGCGACCTACCTTCGAAGCAAACGAACCGGCACCAAGAACGGAGCGTGCGTCGGCAGGAAGGCCGGCAGCAAAATGGCGCCGGGCCTCCTCCTCtgacagagaggagagaaagcctGCGCGTGGAAAGAGTTCGGTCATGTACCGCGGGCGTCACTTCCGCCTGGAGAGGGCGGGATCTGTATCGGGTTTAAAAGCTGGCACGggtagttgaaaaataaatcaatctcaagttcagacctccgactgcgtgtttcattcttagctcagtgcgtagcacctcactacattggtgaccctgacggtccaaacgggatttggaccgaagatgagcGACCCTTCAGCTGTTCACGCAGTTTCGCTAAACTGCCAACTTCGTGGACGCTGTGGCCCCGACTGTGGTTTgatcaagcagaggcccagttccagattcgacaGATATCTTCCGACTCCACGtgctactattacgtggtgagctcccttgaccaggagacggCCGCCCAGGTTGCGGACTTCATTcagtcgcccccggaggaaggcaagtacgcagcattcaaagcactgctcataaggaccttcagcctctcacgGCGGGAGCGTGgcgcccgcttgctgcacctggacggtttgggagacaggccaccGTCTGCGCTAATGAACgaaatgctggccctggctgacgagcacaagccctgcctcatgttcgagcaggcgtttCTAGAGCAGCTGCCTGacgacatacatctgctactcgcTGATGTGGATTTCAGTGACCCCTGGAAGGTGGCAGCCCGGGCAGATGTGCTGTGAAAGGCCAAGAGGGAAAGCGAGGTGTCCATCGCACAGATCAACAGGCCACGTGCCCAATAGTAGACCAGACCAGGCCCAGCAACAGAGCGCGCGCAACCTAGAGGTAGGAGTGAGGGAACCAATGTTCAGTGGGGCGCAGAAGCCCACCAGTGTCGCCCACCCTGTGAGTTCCCGGGAAACGCcgaggccagccgccactgatggctatggcggctggccaccaagacaGCCTTTTGTTCGTCTGGGACAAACAATCAGGACAcggcttcttggtcgacaccggagcAGAAATCAGCGTTTTACCCCCGATGGGGCACGGCACCCGCAACAGGGATCCAGGACCCACCCTTAGGGCCGTGAACGGCAGCACGATACAAACCTACGGCACCTGCACAGTGCAGCCGCAGTTCGGCGCCAGCTGGTTCACGTAGGACTTCACGCTGGCCGCCATGGCCCAGCCACTCCTAGGGGTGGACTTCTTGTGGGCccacagcctactggttgacttACGCAGGAAAAGACTGGTACATGCCAAGACTTTTCAAACGTTctccttgggcgaagccaagttgccggccccacacctggacttcATCACGCTGTcagacaacgaattcaccagaatcctggcggatTTCCCATCACTTCTGGCACCACAGTTCACGGCAGCCACACCCAGACACGGAGTACAGCACCACgttccgaccaagggaccacccctccacgcctgcGCATGACGGCTTcctccggacaagctccgcctggcgaaggaggagttcaagcggatggaggaattggggattatATGGAGGTCCGACAGCCCATGGGcatcccccctgcacatggtgcctaaagcagccgggggctggagaccgtGCGGCGACTAACGTCAGTTGAACGAGgccacaaccccagaccgctaccccgtaccccacatacaggactttgcagcaaacctgcacggggcaagcatcttttccaaggtggaccttgtcccgggataccatcaaatcccagtACACCCCGAAGAcgtccccaagacagcactcatcaccccattcggcctgttcgagtgcCTCCGGATGCCTTTGGGCTTGAAGAATGCCGCACGTACGTTCCAGCAGATGATGGATGCCGTCAGGCGTGACCTAgacttcgcgttcatctatttagacgacatcctcatagccaacAATCATAGCTGCATAGCCAGGAACACCTGTCCCATCTCTGCCTGCTCTACTCCTGCTTGCTTAACTTCGGCCTTACCATCAACcaggccaaatgccagttcgggctcaacaccatcgacttcctgggccacagaattaccaaagacggggcaactcctctgcc contains the following coding sequences:
- the zfp64 gene encoding zinc finger protein 64; this encodes MNAGGQSDNFGPVPFSPGATVLVEVSADIHICGICKQQYNTLDTFVAHKQNGCHLGTAAGPSSVQFVAEAATPATQTQTATSTITAQTQTISVSNRLSEFGFEQGYQTYLPSTSSAGPVANLSRGLTRLTAKKSKSNSTSQKKLTCCYPGCAFKTSHGNKDLDRHLRTHTGEKPFKCDLCNKRFSRLDKLKMHNRSHTGEKPHKCQHCNYAAADSSSLKKHLRIHSDERPFKCQICPYASHSSSQLIIHLRSHTGDAPFQCQLCDAKFKINSDLKRHMRIHSGEKPYQCDYCDYRCAMKGNLRSHVRVKHSMENAFKCPQCDFQCGNKSTLRQHIRSHQPDKPIKCLQCSYSCSSKGSLKVHERIHSEDRPFRCKFCCFDSKQRSNLLMHVKKHHVGKDKMGAGKKDIDGQKQNSSRLVVKLDAKKPFRCDLCEASFVREDSLRSHKNQHRDLSHSSESSELGVLQLQMHHDNQSTSPSMSSDLQSRSVTSFSKGEVNIIVSHQLNPTNPIVQAAVNEHHTLRDSMVSESSEDRDDVTSSNQLQLLQQVSLIAPAQQTISQNEVETNSSLEQEGPLLSPIDSSATDSLHQALMQTTSVASEGSSNNQSFITGSAINCSDLDGLNALIQEESREVTVVSDSNQTVATAPSSSASPIFSSSSPQMQGSKQTYSIVPAGAPSSVTCSVLQIPSHNSSAAGFPSQTEETNSLLVSSIGISTSGVIIQSLPMVVSTAQQQPSDDQLSERAFYSSESSAPSALVLQDTSQLSDRQPMHLTSGANSTQPTCSVTETQGWTM